DNA sequence from the Pseudoliparis swirei isolate HS2019 ecotype Mariana Trench chromosome 6, NWPU_hadal_v1, whole genome shotgun sequence genome:
ttgctcccgatggaatgtgtttagcgtgagcatctctaggggcagacatgtgagagtcggctgagtcgacccagagattcaactcgggggacggggacgccgctcggtgcgtgaggatcccctcgttggacctctgacctctgccggccctcgccgggcgcattttcTCTGTTGCGGTtcgctgcgattgaaacgtctgatagttctagTACCCCCCAGGAATCACCCCGCAATAGGcgtttgaaaagtaaaaagaaTCAGGTCGTCTGCCTTCCTTGGATGTGGTAGCCGTTTCTCAGGCTCCCTCTCCGGAATCGAACCCTGACTCCCCGTTACCCGTGGTCACCATGGTAGGCACAGAAAGTACCATCGAAAGTTGATAGGGCAgggattttatgtcatctgatcggccgatcaaaaccgataatggaaATATCGGCCGATCAGATCAGAGCATCCCTACTTTCCACATGAAACCCACCGATAAAGAGTCAGAGTTGACTCTTTCCCATCATCCCTCAGGATGAGGAAGATGGACGTCCAGACCCCCATGGTGGTCATGATCTCTGTGTACCAGGGTCACCTGACCGGGGGCTTCGTGGACCAGCTGCCGCTGGCCGGCGTGGCGGTGGAGCGCTGGTACATGGCGCCCGGCGTCCGCAGGATCCCCATTACAGAAGGCGGACTCACGGCgaccctcttcctcccctcaggTAGGACCAGAACAGAGTCTGGAGGGAGGTCCGGTGTGACGTGGATGAAGTAAAAAGGTTTCCATGAGAAATAAACGACATGATCATCGTTTTCTTACCGTCTTTGGCGTTTTGTCTCACCTGAAGGGCCGGGACCGTTCCCCGCCCTCCTGGACCTGTGGGGGGGCGGAGGGAAGTTGGTGGAGTATCGGGCGGCGCTGCTGGCGTCCCACGGCTTCGCCGCCCTGGCCCTCGACTACCTGACACCTCAAATCACCAGGGAAACTGGGAAGATGGTGGACAACGACTACTTTGAGGTAGACCCGATCTATAACCCGTTCAGATGGTACATGGAGGACTTCAGGATGAAGGGACCCGATACGACTTCCTATCAAACCTTTTACCCCACGTTCTCTCAactcttcttcgttggtgttGTATTCAGTTTCACTACAGATTAGTTCTTAACACATAAGAACACTCCTGAGTCTAAGGCTGCTTTTCTTAATCCATTATTCTGCAGATTATTTTGTTGATAAATGGATTAAATGTTTTCAAAAGCTCGGGAATTTATTCCCTGAGTTTTAGAGACAGCAGAAAAACCTCATAATTTAGAAGCTAGAACCAGTTTGACATTTTGCTTTGATGATggcttaataataaaataaaaaaaataaaacaaaattttaaacaaaatataataaaaatataacaaaataaattggTAAATACCAAAATAAATCCAGGTTTCCTTGGCTGGAGGTTTTTGTTTAATCTCACAAAGAACCTCAGTTGTCCAGCAAAAGTCATTTGATACAGCACAAAAATAGCCCCTATTTGTCTCAGAAGGCTGGAAATCCTTGATCCATAGACCCTCAAATCAGATAAGCAAAACTACACGGACAAAAACTAACAGTTAAAGTTTGTCTGAGGTCTCTTGAAACCTTTCACTCTCTGCTTGGTTGCATGTGGAAAATTACTATACAGGGTtcctacagtcatggaaaacttgaaaaaaagaaatcccaaagttttggaaaagtcctgcaaattacttttattcaaatgttcattcacgctgagtttgaaataatgtgtttttaaaagcaaGACGGTCAAAGTATCATACTcgcaagttaaaaaaaaagttggtttAAAGTCAACATGTGCATGAACCCTGACTGTAAATATAGCTTCCACCGATTTGTCTCGAAGACATTTTGGTACTCCTGCTACCAAACTGTCCCTTTCTTTCTAATGGAGAGTGACTTCCATGTTTGCATATGACGATACTAATAATGTTTCTAAAAACAAATCCTTCCTGCTCCCCCGCTGCAGACCGCCTACAGAGTCCTGGAGCAGCATCCTCAGATCATCGGCAGCAGGATCGCCATGTTGGGCCTTTCCTTCGGCACCAGTCTCACCCTCAGGATGGCGGTTTACTCCCAAGTCATGAAGGTATTCTGATTCTAGTAATGCGTCCACTAACACGAGGCGACGCCCTTAATGGTGCCCAACTTTAAGCCTCAAGTGGCCTTTTGACCTGTGGAGTTTTTCTGTTCTGTGATTCCCTTATTACATCATTTTTGTCCACGATCATGAGTTCAGACATCAgctgatcgtgtgtgtgtgtgtgtggtatccaGCTCAGGTGTGCAGTGTGCATTAGTGGGAGTCATGTGCAGCCCATCGGCGGATCTTTGCAACAAATAATGAGTTACTTTAAAGAGTAAGTTGCTCTCCCCTCAGTCAGGTTGTCTTACCTGTGACGTTCCTGAGCCTCTCAGCACACACTGATCTTTGACCTCTCAATGTGGTCCTTTCAGTAATGCTGGTAAAGCCCGAGTTAACGAGGAAGAGCAAGTGATTTGGCGAGATCTGCTGCTGCCCATCCCCACCGATCCCTCCCTCAAAGTAGACGTGAGTAGCACCAGACAGAACCTCCTCTGGAGGTCCAAACTACAGGTTTATGTATGAAAGCCCAACCTACAGGTgtattacatgtgtgtgtgtgtgtgttgagcagGTGGGTCGTCTCCGCTGTCCTCTGCTGGTCGTCGTGGGTGAGGACGATCAGAACTGGCCCGCCGACGAGTCAGCGATGGACGTGAGTTCACTGGGGTCCGGGTTTATTGGCTTTCATTAAAATACCATCTGATGAATACAAGATGAGTTCTTCTTCCTCGCTGCGGTCCAGATGAAGGCGATGATGCAGCGGGCGGGGAACGACCACCTGCTGACCGTCCTGTCGTACCCGAACGCCGGGCACCTGATCGAGCCTCCGTTCACGCCGTTCGCCCGAGCCAG
Encoded proteins:
- the LOC130195923 gene encoding peroxisomal succinyl-coenzyme A thioesterase-like isoform X2 codes for the protein MDGKRCGAKLSVQPSRGLMDEKFTVLVQNVLPGFQLTVGAFHKCEGGYGWEAFAHYTANATGTVNVSEDPSLGGTYSGVEPMGLMWSLRPVPGSKSGLRMRKMDVQTPMVVMISVYQGHLTGGFVDQLPLAGVAVERWYMAPGVRRIPITEGGLTATLFLPSGPGPFPALLDLWGGGGKLVEYRAALLASHGFAALALDYLTPQITRETGKMVDNDYFETAYRVLEQHPQIIGSRIAMLGLSFGTSLTLRMAVYSQVMKLRCAVCISGSHVQPIGGSLQQIMSYFKDNAGKARVNEEEQVIWRDLLLPIPTDPSLKVDVGRLRCPLLVVVGEDDQNWPADESAMDMKAMMQRAGNDHLLTVLSYPNAGHLIEPPFTPFARASVFKTMGKAPQTFMALWGGEVVAHSVAQEDAWRKTLSFLRQNLYGGSHPGAETSSHL
- the LOC130195923 gene encoding peroxisomal succinyl-coenzyme A thioesterase-like isoform X1 — its product is MDGKRCGAKLSVQPSRGLMDEKFTVLVQNVLPGFQLTVGAFHKCEGGYGWEAFAHYTANATGTVNVSEDPSLGGTYSGVEPMGLMWSLRPVPGSKSGLRMRKMDVQTPMVVMISVYQGHLTGGFVDQLPLAGVAVERWYMAPGVRRIPITEGGLTATLFLPSGPGPFPALLDLWGGGGKLVEYRAALLASHGFAALALDYLTPQITRETGKMVDNDYFETAYRVLEQHPQIIGSRIAMLGLSFGTSLTLRMAVYSQVMKLRCAVCISGSHVQPIGGSLQQIMSYFKDNAGKARVNEEEQVIWRDLLLPIPTDPSLKVDVGRLRCPLLVVVGEDDQNWPADESAMDMKAMMQRAGNDHLLTVLSYPNAGHLIEPPFTPFARASVFKTMGKAPQTFMALWGGEVVAHSVAQEDAWRKTLSFLRQNLYGGSHPGAETSSHLHPASC